The Cygnus atratus isolate AKBS03 ecotype Queensland, Australia chromosome 2, CAtr_DNAZoo_HiC_assembly, whole genome shotgun sequence genome window below encodes:
- the PLEKHF2 gene encoding pleckstrin homology domain-containing family F member 2 has protein sequence MVDRLANSEANTRRISIVENCFGAAGQPLTIPGRVLIGEGVLTKLCRKKPKARQFFLFNDILVYGNIVIQKKKYNKQHIIPLENVTIDSIQDEGDLRNGWLIKTPTKSFAVYAATATEKSEWMNHINKCVSDLLSKSGKTPSNEHAAVWVPDSEATVCMRCQKAKFTPVNRRHHCRKCGFVVCGPCSEKRFLLPSQSSKPVRICDFCYDLLSTGEMTACQSTRSDSYSQSPKSSLNDASDDDDDEDSSD, from the coding sequence ATGGTGGATCGCTTGGCAAACAGCGAGGCAAACACTAGAAGAATAAGTATCGTGGAAAACTGCTTTGGAGCAGCCGGCCAGCCTCTGACTATCCCTGGTCGCGTCCTGATCGGAGAGGGAGTCTTAACGAAGCTGTGTAGGAAGAAGCCCAAAGCGAGGCAGTTCTTCCTGTTCAATGACATTCTTGTTTACGGCAACATCGTCAtccagaagaagaaatacaataaGCAGCACATAATCCCGTTGGAAAACGTCACTATTGATTCCATCCAGGACGAAGGAGACTTGCGGAATGGGTGGCTTATCAAGACGCCGACCAAGTCTTTCGCGGTTTACGCTGCCACCGCTACGGAGAAGTCCGAGTGGATGAACCACATAAACAAGTGCGTTTCTGATCTGCTTTCCAAGAGCGGGAAGACTCCTAGTAACGAACATGCCGCTGTCTGGGTGCCAGACTCGGAAGCCACCGTCTGCATGCGctgtcagaaagcaaaattcacGCCCGTCAACCGTCGCCACCACTGTCGCAAGTGCGGCTTCGTCGTGTGTGGGCCTTGCTCTGAAAAGAGATTTCTTCTCCCAAGCCAGTCTTCCAAGCCTGTGCGGATTTGCGACTTCTGCTACGATCTTCTTTCTACTGGGGAGATGACTGCTTGTCAGTCGACTAGGTCAGACTCCTACAGCCAGTCGCCTAAATCTTCTTTAAATGATGCatctgatgatgatgatgatgaagacaGTAGCGATTAA